The following is a genomic window from Desulfomicrobium macestii.
AACCCCGTTTTCTGCACGCGTCGATTTTCTTGGCAAGCAATTCCAGGGCTTTTTCAGCTTCGATCATGGGCATTCTCCGTTGGTGAAGGGCGAGGTGTGAATCCGGGCCGGGTCCGTTCCTAACGTGTCTTTTGATACATCACAATGCTTGTTTTGTGTCTGGCTTTGATTTAGCAAAATATGTGTTTGAATTTTAATCACATCATCCTCAAGCCGGGAGGAGGAATCCATGACCGAATCCAAAACCGAGGGCACCTTGACCTTGCGTCTGCATGTCTGGTTCGAACGCGACGAGAAGATTTTTCTGGGCATCGGCCGGGCCCTTCTGCTCGAAAAAATCGAGGAGTGCGGGTCGCTCAGACAGGCGGCCACGGACATGAAGATGTCGTATCGGGCCGCCTGGGGCAAGCTCAAGGCCGCCGAGGAAAGCATTGGCAAGCCTCTGGTCCAGAAGATCAAGGGCAAGGGCCAGCGCTATGAGCTTACTCCCGTCGGGCGTCAGCTGGCTCGGCAGTTTCTGCAGCTGCAAAGCGACATCGAGACCTACGCCAAGGGCAAGGCCCAGGATATTTTCGGCGAGGAAGTGCAGTACTACGCCGATGCCTATCCGGAAACCAAACTTTCATCCTTCAAGGCGGATTAGGAATGGATCATGGTTTTTTCCGGGTCATCTCCCCGGCCCGGTTTTGCGAGTTGTTGCGTGGTTTCGCCCCCGTGGATTCCGAGCTTATGCCCCTGGAGGATTGTCTTGGCCGCGTTCTGGCCGAAGACATCCTGTCCGGGGAGGACATCCCGGCCCTCGACCGATCCTGCATGGACGGCTACGCCGTGCGCGCGGCTGACACCTTCGGCGCTAGCGAGGGCAATCCTGCCTATGTAGAGCTTGCCCGCAGCGCGGCCATCGATGAGGTCGTCAGCCGTCCCCTCCATTCCGGGGAATGCATGGGCATCGCCACGGGCGGAAGCCTGCCGCCCGGCGCGGACGCCGTGATCATGGTCGAGCATACCCAGATGCTCGGGGATGCGACAGTCGAGATCCGCAAGACCGTAACCCCGGGCGAGAATGTCATGCTCAAGGGCGAGGACGTGGGGCAGGGGCAGGTGGCCGTGCCCGCCGGAAGGCGTCTGCGTCCGCAGGATGTGGGGCTCATGGCCGCCATCGGCTGCACCTCCGCAAGGGTTTATCGCCGGCCTCGCTGCGGTGTCGTATCAACGGGCGATGAACTTGTCCCTGTCGATTCCGTGCCCAGGCCCGGGCAGATACGGGACGTCAACTCCCATACGCTGGCCTGCATGGCCCGGCAGTCCGGGGCCCTGGTGCGCGCCCACGGATTGGTCCCCGATGTGCGTGAAGCCCTGCAGGGAGCCCTGGTCCGCTGCCTGGAGGAGAACGACGTGGTCTTCATTTCCGGCGGCAGCTCCATCGGGACCCGGGATCTGACCATCGAGGTTCTGGAATCCTTCGCGGACAGCGAAATTCTGGCCCACGGCGTGTCCATCAGTCCCGGCAAGCCGACCATCCTTGCGCGCGTCGGGGGCAAGCCGGTGCTCGGGCTTCCCGGTCAGGTCACCTCCGCCCAGATCGTCATGCTTGTCTTCGGGCAGCCGCTTCTGGTGCATCTGGGGGGTGATGCGGGGGCCTTTGATCCCGGACGCCTGCTCATGCGTCCGGCCAAGCTCGGGGCCAACCTGTCATCCAAACCCGGCCGCGAGGACTATGTTCGGGTGCGGCTTGAAGAACAGGATGGGCAGTGCGTGGCCATGCCGAGGCTCGGCAAGTCGGGCCTGCTGCGGACCATGCTCGATGCCGACGGCCTGGTGCGGCTTCCCGCGTCCCTAGAAGGCATGAGGGCCGGACAGGACGTGGATGTCTGGATATTCTAACCTGCGAAAAATCAATGAAAAAACGAAACATATATCTGAAGACCGTGCCCGTGGCCGAAGCCCTGCGTCTGGCCATGGACGCCCTTGACCGGGACCGCCTGGTCGGCAGGGAGACGATCCCCGCGCACCAGGCCTGTGGCCGGGTCACGGCGCAGGCGGTGCATGCGGTGTGTTCCTCCCCGACGTTTCACAGTGCGGCCATGGACGGCTATGCCCTGAAAGCCGAGTCCACTTTCGCCGCCCGCGAAGGGCGGCCCGTGCGGCTGGCCAAGGGCAGCCAATGCGCGCCCGTGAACACCGGACACCCTCTGCCCGAGGGCATGGACGGGGTGCTCATGATCGAGAAGGCCGTGCGCGACACCGACGATTTCATCGAGCTAGAAACCCCGGTCTTCCCCATGCAGCACGTGCGCCGCATCGGTGAGGACATCGTGGCCACGGAGCTTCTTCTGCCCCAGAACAGGCTGCTCTCTCCCTATGACGTGGGCGGCCTCCTGAGCGCCGGGATCTGGGAAGTGCCGGTCTGGGAACAGCTGCGCATGAGCTTCATCCCCACCGGCGATGAGGTCCTTGATTTCACCAAGCGCCCAAGTCCGCGTCCGGGGCAGGTCATCGAGAGCAATTCGCAGGTCTTCGCCGGTCTGGCGGCCGCCCAGGGCTGCCTCTTCACCCGTGTCGATCCGGTGCCGGACAACGAGGAAGCCCTGACCGCGGCGGTGCGCGAGGCCGTGAACGGACCAAGCCATGTGGTCGTCATCGGCGCCGGCTCCTCGGCCGGCTCCAAGGATTTTTCCCGCTCCATCATCGACAGCCTGGGCCAGGTGCTGGTTCATGGCATCGACCTGATGCCCGGCAAGCCCTCCATCCTCGGCATCGTGGACGGCAAGCTGATCGTCGGGGCTCCGGGATATCCGGTCTCGGCCGTGGTCTGCTTCGAGGAGCTGCTCATCCCGCTTTTGTCCTGGCTGTCCCGCAAGACGCCTCCGGTTCGACCGGTGGTGGATGTGGAACTGGCGCGCAAGATTCCTTCCAAGCTCGGCACGGAAGAGCTGGTCCGACTGGCCATCGGCCGGGTTGGGGAGAAGCTGGTGGCCACGCCTCTGGGACGCGGCGCGGGCATGCTGACCACGCTCATCCGGGCTCAGGGCGTGACCCGCATTCCGGTGGACAGCGAGGGCGCCGAGGCCGCCTCGAAGGTCCGGGCCGAGCTGCTTGTCCCGGCGGCGGAGCTGGACCAGACCCTGGTCGTGGTCGGCAGTCACGACAACATCCTCGATGTGCTTGGCAACGAACTCATGGGCCTGACCCGGCCGGTGCGCATCGCCTCCAGCCATGTGGGCTCCATGGGTGGACTCACGGCCCTCAAGAACCGTTCGGCGCTCATGGCCGGGACTCATCTCTTCGACGAGCTGAGCGGTGACTTCAACTTTCCCTTTTTCCTCAAGTATCTGCCCGGTCTCAACGTCGCGTGCGTCAATCTGGCCATCCGGCATCAGGGGCTGATCGTGGCCAAGGGCAATCCGCTGGGCATCGGCAAAGTGGAGGATCTCGCCCGGCCCGAGGTGCGCTTCATCAACCGCCAGCGAGGGGCCGGGACGCGCATCCTGCTCGATTATCACCTGCGGCAGGCCGGGATCAGTCCAGAGCAGGTGAATGGGTACGACAAGGAGGAGTTCACGCACATGGCGGTGGCGGTCAACGTGCTCACCGGGACGGCCTCCTGCGGGCTGGGCATTTTTGCGGCCGCGAGCGCCCTGGATCTTGATTTCGTGCCCCTGGCGCGGGAGCGCTACGATCTGGCCTTCCTGCCCGAACATGCGGACTGGAAGACCGAGGTGGCGCTGGAACTGATCCGCTCGGCATCCTTCAAGGAGCGCATCGAGAAGCTGGGCGGGTACGAGACTGCCCTGACCGGCCGCATCATGGAGCCCGGCCAGGGACTTGGGTAACCGGTCAAGAACGCCGAATGGCCGGACTGTTCCGGGACGGCGGGCTGCGTGGAACAGGGAAAACCCGGGTCCCAGGCGTAGTTGAAATGGCGATGATCAGTGTTTTACGTAGCGACGAAGCAGATTGACGGTTGGGGTAGACCTGATAACCCCTTCTTTTTCCTTGACGGCCATGTGCGGTTGAAGTAGCTGCATGATCCTCGCGGGCGGGAGTAGCTCAATGGCTAGAGCATCAGCCTTCCAAGCTGAGGGTTGCGGGTTCGAGTCCCGTTTCCCGCTCCACGAGAAAATGGCGGCATAGCCAAGTGGTAAGGCAGAGGTCTGCAAAACCTCCATTCTCCAGTTCAAATCTGGATGCCGCCTCCAAGCACCTGCGGGAGTAACTCAGTGGTAGAGTGCAACCTTGCCAAGGTTGAAGTCGCGAGTTCAAATCTCGTTTCCCGCTCCAGATTTTTCGGCCGGTCCCTGACCGGCCTCTCGCGTTTGGCTATCCCGTAGCATAGCAAACCGGCCGGTCCCTGACCGGCCTTTCTTTTGCCCAAAATATGTCCGGGGCCAAAAAAAAGCTCCCGGAAGGGAGCTTTGGAGCGCAGAAGGCAGGAACTTTATATTTCGCCCATGGAGTGGCGCAACCTGAGTTCGTTCAGGATGGCGTTTTCGTAGTGCATTGACGGCGGCTCTTCGTGTTCCGTGGGTTCGAGATAGCGGTCGAGCATCTGGCTTTCTTCCCAGAAATCGAGCAACTCGTCGTTGCCGAGGATCTTGAGCTGGTCTTCCAGGGTGAAGGGATCCTCATTGGGAAGGAATCGTGCCATGAACTGCTCCTTGGACGTGAATGGTGAACGGTTAGGTACGGATCGACCAATACGCACCCGCTTCAGACCTGTCCACCAAAATGTCCGGCATTGGCGGTACTCTTTGCGGGAGGCTGTCCGCGTCGCGCGCAAGTGCTTGACCTTGCCTCTCTTTTGGGCAACGTAAAACGATTCTGTGCAAAGAGGTCAAGCGCCTGTTCGCACATGGCCATGGCTCCAAGCCGCTCCTTCCCGGGGGCGGCTTTTCCCCGTTGCTTTCAATCCGGACCGGTCGTCACGTGATCATTCCCCAAGCCTTGCAGAAGCTTATCGACGGAGCAGAGCGTCAAACCAGAATCTTCAAGAGCGGTCCCGCCTCGCAGATGTATCTGGCCCAGGCGCTGCTCGAAAAGGGTCACAATGTCGTGCTGGTGCTGCCGCCGAGCGCGGATCTGCCCCTTTACGATTCCCTGGCGCGCCTCTTTTCGCCCGAGGACAGGAACCTTCCCTTCTGGGAAAGGCGCTGGCTGCGCTTTCCTCATTATACCGTGGAGGACCCGCGCCGGTCTCCCTGGCCGGAACGATGGCGGGCCCTTTTTGCCCTGGCCCGGAAAAGGCGTGGGCGCGGAGTGCTGCTGCCGCTTGAAAATCTGATCCAGAAATGGCCGCATCCCGAACTCCTGCAGCGCGAGCATCTGGAGCTGTCGGAGGGCGAGGAGATTTCCCAGGAGGATCTCCTGGAGACGCTGGTCAATTGGGGATATGCGCGCGTTTCCATGGTCACCGCCGTGGGCGAGACCTCCCTGCGTGGCGATATCATGGATATCTTCTGCCCCGGATATGACCATCCGCTGCGGCTGGAGTTTTTCGGCGACACCCTGGAACGGATCAGGCTCTTTGAACCCATGTCCCAGCGATCGCGCGCCGATCTCAAATCCCTGACCATCCTGCCCGTGGCCGGATGCATTGGCGCCGATACCTACAGGGAAGAGGCCCGGAGCATGTTCGACGGATGGCTGCGCCTGGGAGAGATCTCAAAGCCTGTGCGGGCGGAACTTGAAAAGGAGCTTATGCAGGTCCATCCGCACCTGCCGCCGAGCATGTACTATCCCCGGACCGTGGGCCTTGAGGCCTGGCTGCCCGAAGGAAGCGTGTTTGTCATGGCCGAGGCCCAGGACCTGCGGACCAAGCTCGACGAGACAAGCTGGGCCTGGCAGAATTTTTTTCGCGACGACGAGCGGCAATGGCCCCGTCACGGCCTGATCCAGACCCCTGGCGATGTGCGCAAGACCTGGGAGGACAACCGCCAGATCCTCTGCGAAAGCCTGGTCATGGGCGTGCGCGAGGATGGACTGGACCTGCCCGAAGAGGGGGTGAACTCCTTCGAGGATCTTTTCTGGACTCCGGAAAGCCGCTCCCGGCCATGGCGGGCGCTGATGCAGGAGCTTGCCGTCTGGCGCAAAACCTACGCCCAGACCATCTTCTGTTTCCATACCGAGCAGTCCCGCAAGAAATTTCTGCAGCTCGCGGCCCAGGACGATCATGTGCTCAAAACCGAGTACGAGGCTGCGGGCAGGGGGATCTTCGCGTTGGTCGGCTCCCTGGGACACGGCATGCGCCTGCCCTGGGCCGAGATTCAGATCCTGCCAGAGTCCGTGCTCCAGCCGGGCGCTCCCAAGGCGCAACGCAGCGCGGGCAAGGCATTCAAGGGTCTCGATGCCTTCGACGAGCTTGAAAGCGGAGACCTTCTGGTCCATCGCGACTACGGCCTGTGCCGGTTTGGAGGCTTGCACCGCATCAAGTTCGGGGATGTAGCCAACGACTACCTGCTGTTGCAGTATGATGGCGAGGATCGGCTCTATCTGCCCGTGGACCGCCTGGGGCAGGTGCAGCGCTACAAGGGGCCCGATGGCGCGGCTCCGGCCCTGGACCGTCTGGGCAGTTCGGCCTGGAGCAAGGCTCGCGAGCGCACCCGCCAGTCCATCGCCAAGATCGCGCGCGATCTGGTAGAGATGTACGCTTTCCGCAAGATTACCAAGGGATTTCAGTATAATCCCATCTCGGAACTCTACTGGGAATTCGAGGCCAGCTTTGGATTCGAGGAGACCCGCGATCAGGAAAAGGCCATCGCCGATGTCCTCGCCGACATGGAAAAACCCGAACCCATGGACCGGCTGGTCTGCGGCGATGTGGGTTTCGGCAAGACCGAGGTGGCCCTGCGCGCGGCCTTCAGGGCGGTCCTGGACGGCAAGCAGGTGGCCTTGCTCTGTCCGACCACCGTCCTGGCCGAGCAGCACTACCAGACCTTCCGGCAGCGCATGGAGCCGTTCTCCATCACCGTGGGGCTGCTGAGCCGCTTCGTGCCCGCGGCCGGACAGAAACGGACCCTGGAAGCCGTGCGGCGCGGGCAGGTGGACGTCCTGATCGGCACCCACCGCATGCTCTCCAAGGACGTGGAGTTCTCCAACCTGGCCCTGCTGATCCTCGACGAGGAACAGCGCTTCGGCGTCAAGCACAAGGAGCGCATCAAGAAGATGCGTTCGACCATCGACGTCCTGACCCTGACCGCCACGCCCATCCCGCGTACCCTGCAGCTCTCCCTGTCCGGCATTCGCGGCCTCAGCGTCATCGAGACTCCGCCGCGCGACCGCAAGCCCGTGGAGACTTCCCTGCTGGAGCGCGATCCGGCCCAGCTCAAGGCCATTCTGGAGCGCGAACTGGCCCGGGGCGGCCAGGTTTTCTGGGTTTACAACAGGGTGCAGGGCCTGGAGCGGGTGGTGGAGTTCGTGTCGTCGCTGGTCCCCGGGGCCCGGGTCGGCATGGGTCATGGGCAGATGAAGGCCCAGGACCTTGAAGAAACCATGCACAGGTTCTGGCACGGCGAACTCGACGTGCTCGTGTGCACGGCCATCATCGAGTCGGGGCTGGATTTTCCCCGCGCCAACACCCTCATCGTCGACCAGGCACAGCTTTTCGGACTGGGGCAGCTTTACCAGCTGCGCGGCCGGGTGGGGCGTTCCAGCGAGCAGGCCTACGCCTATTTCATCATTCCCGATCTGGACCGCCTGCAGGAGACCTCGCGCAAACGGCTCAAGATCATTCTCGACATGGATTACCTCGGGGCCGGATTCAAGGTGGCCATGGAGGACCTGCGTCTGCGCGGAGCCGGGAACATCCTCGGCGAAGCCCAGTCCGGGACCATCGGCAAGGTGGGTCTGGACCTCTTTTTGGAGATGCTCGAAGAGGAGGTCACCAGGCTGCGCGGCGGCAAGGTCGAGACGGAGATCGAACCCGAGCTCAACCTCGGCTTCCAGGCCCTCATCCCCGAGGAATACGTGGCCGACGGCAAGGAACGGTTGCATTACTACAAGGCTTTGTCCTCCTGTCACGATGAGGGGGCCATCGTAGAAATCGTGGACGACATGCGCGACCGCTTCGGCTCCCTGCCCGAGGCGCTGAAAACCTTCGTGGCCGTGCTCATGATCAAGATCGATGCGCGTAGGCTGGGCGCGGTGCGGGTGGACCTGTTCGAGGAGCGGGCGCTCATCCATTGGGACGAAACCCGGCATAACGTGGACCTCTCCAAGCTCATGGACTGGGTGGGCGAAAATGCCTCCTGCGCCCGGATTCTGCCGCCGGCCAAGCTGGAGCTGCGCCTTGTCGCCGGGTCCTCGCCGACCCTGGCCATGCATTCGCTCAAGGACATGCTGCTGGTGCTCAGGGAGCGGATCAAGCTGTGAAGGGCCGTGCCGGGGGCTTCCCAAGTTTGAACTGGACTCGGTCAGGACTGAAGGGTAGTACGTTGGGCGCATTGTCAACTTTGTCGCGAGCAGCCGGACGGTTTTTCGGGCGCCTTCTTAACAGGCCCGGATAATGATGCGCGGGGCATGGGGGCTTGCGATGTTCCTCAAAAATAATAAAATGAGACCTGATTTATGAAAAAATGCGGTATTCGTGCTGTTTTGGTGCTTTCTCTTCTCTTTGTCCTCGCGGGCCTCGGACAGGCCGCGCAGCTGGTCGATCGCATCGTGGCCGTGGTCAATGGCGAGATCATCACCTTTCAGGACTTGCAGCAGCAGATCCGTCTTGTCATAGGGCAGACCCCAGATCCCGAAACGGCCGGAAAAATCGCTCCCCAGGTGCTCGACGACATGATCGACGGGATCATCCTGCGTCAGGAAGCGCAGCGGCTCAAGATCGAGGTCTCCGATTCCGAGGTGGAGAACGAAATCCGCCAGTTCAAGGCCAGGCGCCGTTTGACTGAAGAGGATTTCGAGCGCACGTTGCGTCTTCAGGGCCTGACCCCCGAACAGTTCAAGGAGCGCAGTCGCGAAGACATCATCAAGCACAAGATGCTCGGCTACATGGTGCGCCGCAAGGTCGTGGTCACCCAGGAAGAGATTGACGCCTACAAGGCCCGGAACAGCGCTGAGCTGACCACCGAACGCATCGTGGACGTGCAGATGCTCGTGCTCGTGGACGAGGAGCGCGCCAATTCTCTTTGGAAGTCGCTCAGCGCCGGAGAAATCAGCCTGGATGAGGCCGTGGCGCAATATTCCATCGGCCCCAAGGTCGACAATGGCGTCATGAGCGATGTGCGTTGGCGGGAATTGGCCGAACCATGGCGCGAAGGCCTGCGGGATCTGGATGCGGGCGAGATGGGCAAGCCATTTCTGATCGAGGACAAATGGGTCATCCTGAAACTGCTGAATCGTCGGGACGGGGCGCGTCAGGAACAGGCGGCCATGGATGAAGAGGTGCGGGAAGCCATCATGCGTCCCAAACTCGAAGAGCGCTTCAAGGAATACATGAATGGCTTGCGCGGCAAGGCCATCATCCAGAAGAAGCTTTAGGTCTGCGTTTCGACAAACCATGCATGGAGTTTCCAGAATATGGATTTGATTGAGATCGGAACGGCACTGCGCGAAGGCCGGGAACAAAAAGGGCTGACAGTCGAGGCGGTCGAAGAGAAGACCAAGATCGCCCCTTCCGTCATTATCGCCCTTGAAGAAGGCAACAGCGCCAGGTTTCCTCACGCAGTCTATGCCAGGGGTTTCGTGCGGAGTTACGCCTTGCTGCTGGGATTGGACGCGCAGGAATTGTGCGCTCATTTCAGTCGTGAATACCCCGTGCCCAAGGACAACGACCAGTCGGAATCCCATGCGCCCCATATTCACGTGAAGATGCACGATTCGGGCAGCGTCGTGACCACCGTGCGCATCGCCGCGATTCTGGGCATCCTGCTCCTCGGGGCCTTGGGCTGGTATGTTTTCGATCACTATCGTTCCCAGGTTCCCGAGGCTCCCGCCCCGGTTGAAGAAGAACTGACCCCGCCCGCTCCTCCGGCGGAAGTCTTGCCGTCGGGTTCCCTGCCCGCTCCCATGACCCAGATGCAGGAAGTGGCGGCCACACCGGCGGAAGAGTCCGCTGCGGACACGGTCGCCACCTCTGGTGAAGCGCTGAATGCCACCGCCGAGACGTCCCCCCCTGCCGAGCAAGAGGTCGCCCCGGAGCCGCTGCAGGCTGCCGTAAAGGAATCGGTCGTCGAAGAGGTGCAGGAAGCCAAGACGGAACAGCCCGCCGCTGCCGAGCCCGTCAGGGAGCGCAACCTGCGCATCGTGGCTCATTCCGCGAGTTGGCTGCAGGCGCGGCCCGACGACAAGATCCTGGATTATTTCCTGCGCAAGGGCGAAACGGCCACCATCAATTTCAGCAAGTCCCTGAGCATCAAGTTCGGCAACGCGGGCGGGGTCAAGCTTGAGCTCGACGGCCAGCCCTATCCCTTCGAGGGGGCGCTTGGCGAGGTCAAGACCCTGGTTGTGGAGTAGGCGCGGCAGGCGTGGGACCGGGGATGGTACATGGAATTTTCTGAAAAGGTCCTGGTGCTGCGGGTGGGCACTTTTCGAGAAGCGGACTGCTGGGTCCGTTTTTTTTCTCCCACGCACGGCCTCCTGACCGCTTTCGCCTTTGGCGGACGCCGTAGCCGCAAGCGTTTCTGCGGCTGCCTGGATCAGCTCAGTCTGGTCCATTTTCGTGTCAGCCAGGGCCGGCAGGAGTATTTGTGTCTGCAGGAGGGCACGCTCATCAACGGCTTCGGGGAGCTCAAGCGCGACCTCAAGAAGCTCGGCATGGTCAGCAACTGCGTGCGTTTTTTCGAATCCCTGCCATTCAGTCCGGACGGCTACGCCCCGGCTCACGAGCTTTTGCTTGAGACTCTCGAAGCCCTGGACGAGGAGCGGCCGGGATCATGGTTCATCCCGCTCATGTTCCGCGCCAAGATGGCCTTCTCCCAGGGCTATCAGCCGGATCTGCAGCGGTGCCGTCAGTGCGGAGGGCCTCTTGACGCCCATCACCGCGCCGTGTTCGCCGTGCAGGAAGGCGGCCTTTACTGCCTGCGCTGTCCTTCCGGCGGCGGAGCCAAAATTTCCACTTCCCGCGAAACCTTGAGTCTGCTTCATGGCCTGGCCCGTTCCGGTCCCAGGGAATGGGCGGACTGGGTGCCTTCGGCCAAGGTGCG
Proteins encoded in this region:
- a CDS encoding peptidylprolyl isomerase, with translation MKKCGIRAVLVLSLLFVLAGLGQAAQLVDRIVAVVNGEIITFQDLQQQIRLVIGQTPDPETAGKIAPQVLDDMIDGIILRQEAQRLKIEVSDSEVENEIRQFKARRRLTEEDFERTLRLQGLTPEQFKERSREDIIKHKMLGYMVRRKVVVTQEEIDAYKARNSAELTTERIVDVQMLVLVDEERANSLWKSLSAGEISLDEAVAQYSIGPKVDNGVMSDVRWRELAEPWREGLRDLDAGEMGKPFLIEDKWVILKLLNRRDGARQEQAAMDEEVREAIMRPKLEERFKEYMNGLRGKAIIQKKL
- a CDS encoding molybdopterin biosynthesis protein, which produces MKKRNIYLKTVPVAEALRLAMDALDRDRLVGRETIPAHQACGRVTAQAVHAVCSSPTFHSAAMDGYALKAESTFAAREGRPVRLAKGSQCAPVNTGHPLPEGMDGVLMIEKAVRDTDDFIELETPVFPMQHVRRIGEDIVATELLLPQNRLLSPYDVGGLLSAGIWEVPVWEQLRMSFIPTGDEVLDFTKRPSPRPGQVIESNSQVFAGLAAAQGCLFTRVDPVPDNEEALTAAVREAVNGPSHVVVIGAGSSAGSKDFSRSIIDSLGQVLVHGIDLMPGKPSILGIVDGKLIVGAPGYPVSAVVCFEELLIPLLSWLSRKTPPVRPVVDVELARKIPSKLGTEELVRLAIGRVGEKLVATPLGRGAGMLTTLIRAQGVTRIPVDSEGAEAASKVRAELLVPAAELDQTLVVVGSHDNILDVLGNELMGLTRPVRIASSHVGSMGGLTALKNRSALMAGTHLFDELSGDFNFPFFLKYLPGLNVACVNLAIRHQGLIVAKGNPLGIGKVEDLARPEVRFINRQRGAGTRILLDYHLRQAGISPEQVNGYDKEEFTHMAVAVNVLTGTASCGLGIFAAASALDLDFVPLARERYDLAFLPEHADWKTEVALELIRSASFKERIEKLGGYETALTGRIMEPGQGLG
- a CDS encoding molybdopterin molybdotransferase MoeA codes for the protein MDHGFFRVISPARFCELLRGFAPVDSELMPLEDCLGRVLAEDILSGEDIPALDRSCMDGYAVRAADTFGASEGNPAYVELARSAAIDEVVSRPLHSGECMGIATGGSLPPGADAVIMVEHTQMLGDATVEIRKTVTPGENVMLKGEDVGQGQVAVPAGRRLRPQDVGLMAAIGCTSARVYRRPRCGVVSTGDELVPVDSVPRPGQIRDVNSHTLACMARQSGALVRAHGLVPDVREALQGALVRCLEENDVVFISGGSSIGTRDLTIEVLESFADSEILAHGVSISPGKPTILARVGGKPVLGLPGQVTSAQIVMLVFGQPLLVHLGGDAGAFDPGRLLMRPAKLGANLSSKPGREDYVRVRLEEQDGQCVAMPRLGKSGLLRTMLDADGLVRLPASLEGMRAGQDVDVWIF
- the recO gene encoding DNA repair protein RecO, which gives rise to MEFSEKVLVLRVGTFREADCWVRFFSPTHGLLTAFAFGGRRSRKRFCGCLDQLSLVHFRVSQGRQEYLCLQEGTLINGFGELKRDLKKLGMVSNCVRFFESLPFSPDGYAPAHELLLETLEALDEERPGSWFIPLMFRAKMAFSQGYQPDLQRCRQCGGPLDAHHRAVFAVQEGGLYCLRCPSGGGAKISTSRETLSLLHGLARSGPREWADWVPSAKVREECVRLVDAFVQCHLGLTCEGNRFVRS
- a CDS encoding helix-turn-helix domain-containing protein — encoded protein: MDLIEIGTALREGREQKGLTVEAVEEKTKIAPSVIIALEEGNSARFPHAVYARGFVRSYALLLGLDAQELCAHFSREYPVPKDNDQSESHAPHIHVKMHDSGSVVTTVRIAAILGILLLGALGWYVFDHYRSQVPEAPAPVEEELTPPAPPAEVLPSGSLPAPMTQMQEVAATPAEESAADTVATSGEALNATAETSPPAEQEVAPEPLQAAVKESVVEEVQEAKTEQPAAAEPVRERNLRIVAHSASWLQARPDDKILDYFLRKGETATINFSKSLSIKFGNAGGVKLELDGQPYPFEGALGEVKTLVVE
- the mfd gene encoding transcription-repair coupling factor, which translates into the protein MIIPQALQKLIDGAERQTRIFKSGPASQMYLAQALLEKGHNVVLVLPPSADLPLYDSLARLFSPEDRNLPFWERRWLRFPHYTVEDPRRSPWPERWRALFALARKRRGRGVLLPLENLIQKWPHPELLQREHLELSEGEEISQEDLLETLVNWGYARVSMVTAVGETSLRGDIMDIFCPGYDHPLRLEFFGDTLERIRLFEPMSQRSRADLKSLTILPVAGCIGADTYREEARSMFDGWLRLGEISKPVRAELEKELMQVHPHLPPSMYYPRTVGLEAWLPEGSVFVMAEAQDLRTKLDETSWAWQNFFRDDERQWPRHGLIQTPGDVRKTWEDNRQILCESLVMGVREDGLDLPEEGVNSFEDLFWTPESRSRPWRALMQELAVWRKTYAQTIFCFHTEQSRKKFLQLAAQDDHVLKTEYEAAGRGIFALVGSLGHGMRLPWAEIQILPESVLQPGAPKAQRSAGKAFKGLDAFDELESGDLLVHRDYGLCRFGGLHRIKFGDVANDYLLLQYDGEDRLYLPVDRLGQVQRYKGPDGAAPALDRLGSSAWSKARERTRQSIAKIARDLVEMYAFRKITKGFQYNPISELYWEFEASFGFEETRDQEKAIADVLADMEKPEPMDRLVCGDVGFGKTEVALRAAFRAVLDGKQVALLCPTTVLAEQHYQTFRQRMEPFSITVGLLSRFVPAAGQKRTLEAVRRGQVDVLIGTHRMLSKDVEFSNLALLILDEEQRFGVKHKERIKKMRSTIDVLTLTATPIPRTLQLSLSGIRGLSVIETPPRDRKPVETSLLERDPAQLKAILERELARGGQVFWVYNRVQGLERVVEFVSSLVPGARVGMGHGQMKAQDLEETMHRFWHGELDVLVCTAIIESGLDFPRANTLIVDQAQLFGLGQLYQLRGRVGRSSEQAYAYFIIPDLDRLQETSRKRLKIILDMDYLGAGFKVAMEDLRLRGAGNILGEAQSGTIGKVGLDLFLEMLEEEVTRLRGGKVETEIEPELNLGFQALIPEEYVADGKERLHYYKALSSCHDEGAIVEIVDDMRDRFGSLPEALKTFVAVLMIKIDARRLGAVRVDLFEERALIHWDETRHNVDLSKLMDWVGENASCARILPPAKLELRLVAGSSPTLAMHSLKDMLLVLRERIKL
- a CDS encoding winged helix-turn-helix domain-containing protein, producing the protein MTESKTEGTLTLRLHVWFERDEKIFLGIGRALLLEKIEECGSLRQAATDMKMSYRAAWGKLKAAEESIGKPLVQKIKGKGQRYELTPVGRQLARQFLQLQSDIETYAKGKAQDIFGEEVQYYADAYPETKLSSFKAD